In Mucilaginibacter celer, one DNA window encodes the following:
- a CDS encoding alpha/beta hydrolase produces MKTIRFYSILILMLLSTITTMGQTTDNTKPTIIFVHGIWADGSCFSNQIKALQAKGYPVMSVQNSVTSLSDDVGLTKKAIALAKGKVILVGHSWGGMVITQAGNDPKVQGIVYLAAYGPEADESLSDVSKNAPATELIKYLVPTDGTVFITEEGVRTVFAPDLDPQVQSVLYATQTPAFHTVFDDKSGVPAWKSKPCWYIVAKNDKTIHPDLERFMSKRMKAKTIEIASSHVMMLSHPDEVLKVIEEAATYKY; encoded by the coding sequence ATGAAAACTATCAGATTTTATTCTATTCTAATTTTAATGCTACTATCAACAATCACAACTATGGGACAAACTACTGACAACACCAAGCCAACTATCATTTTTGTACACGGGATTTGGGCCGACGGTTCCTGCTTTAGCAATCAAATCAAAGCGTTGCAGGCCAAAGGCTATCCTGTAATGTCTGTACAGAATTCGGTCACCTCGCTTTCCGACGATGTAGGCCTAACTAAAAAAGCGATCGCACTGGCCAAAGGAAAAGTTATCCTTGTAGGCCATTCGTGGGGTGGTATGGTGATCACCCAGGCTGGTAACGACCCGAAGGTACAGGGCATAGTTTATCTCGCAGCTTACGGACCGGAAGCCGATGAATCATTGTCAGATGTTTCGAAAAATGCCCCGGCAACAGAGCTTATTAAATACCTTGTGCCAACGGACGGCACTGTCTTTATTACAGAGGAAGGCGTGAGGACGGTGTTTGCGCCAGACCTGGATCCACAAGTGCAGTCTGTCCTTTACGCAACGCAAACACCTGCCTTCCATACTGTTTTTGACGATAAAAGCGGTGTTCCGGCCTGGAAAAGTAAACCTTGCTGGTATATTGTTGCTAAAAACGATAAGACTATACACCCGGACCTTGAACGTTTCATGTCTAAAAGGATGAAAGCTAAAACTATCGAGATTGCTTCCTCGCATGTCATGATGCTTTCACACCCTGACGAGGTTTTGAAAGTGATTGAAGAGGCGGCAACCTATAAATATTAA
- a CDS encoding porin: protein MIKINVFRWALFFAAAIFISVDAFGQGESPDYKEGMTLKFDSTGKKYIRFITSATFWARYTEANPGTAVNGIPKTNWTDFSLRQFRFITIGQLSPRFLILTDIGMDNQAFSSGGAPGGGNTGNGGATFNGTLGKKPGIYLHGLTNEFTVIPDKDVKTGLTNRFSMYIGSGLHIWMGLSRMTSASSSNYLALDAPLFNWPTVELSDQFGRELGIYFKGNIGPVAYRWALNKPFTVLSNAANYPAGSPEINYAVDNNATGKLATTGYAAWQFFDKEGNSLPYTTGTYVGTKKVFNIGAGYYSAGEGTVTQAGNSATSPLIRHDINLWAVDSFADLPFGGHENWAVTAYSVFYKYNFGPNYLRNGAIMNANVSADPGYVGPVSQGGLGNNAPLIGTGWSWFTQAGLLLPKSLTKSNTRIQPFGEFSLQKFQRYGNANFTYWSAGGNIFLDGHYARLTIKYQTRPIVENNMQAASKGTFIIATQITL from the coding sequence ATGATCAAGATCAATGTTTTTCGGTGGGCCCTTTTTTTTGCAGCAGCAATCTTCATTTCTGTTGATGCTTTCGGACAAGGAGAATCGCCTGATTACAAGGAAGGCATGACTCTTAAATTTGACAGTACCGGAAAGAAGTATATTCGCTTTATTACATCGGCTACATTTTGGGCAAGATATACAGAGGCCAATCCCGGAACGGCCGTAAACGGTATACCCAAAACCAACTGGACCGACTTTAGCCTGAGGCAGTTCAGGTTCATAACCATCGGGCAATTGAGCCCCCGGTTCCTGATCCTTACCGATATCGGGATGGATAACCAGGCATTTTCTTCGGGCGGTGCGCCGGGAGGTGGAAATACCGGCAATGGCGGAGCAACCTTCAATGGAACTTTGGGCAAAAAACCAGGCATATACCTGCATGGCCTGACCAATGAGTTCACCGTGATTCCGGATAAGGATGTAAAGACGGGTTTGACGAACCGGTTTTCGATGTATATAGGTTCCGGCTTGCATATTTGGATGGGGTTAAGCCGGATGACCTCTGCAAGTTCCTCCAATTACCTGGCGCTGGACGCTCCGTTATTTAACTGGCCTACAGTTGAATTATCTGACCAGTTTGGACGTGAGTTAGGGATTTATTTCAAGGGCAATATCGGCCCGGTGGCCTATCGCTGGGCGCTTAACAAGCCTTTTACGGTGCTTTCCAACGCTGCGAACTATCCTGCCGGTTCTCCTGAGATAAATTATGCAGTTGATAATAATGCAACCGGCAAACTGGCTACCACCGGTTACGCGGCATGGCAGTTTTTTGATAAAGAAGGCAATTCGCTGCCTTATACAACGGGTACTTATGTCGGCACAAAAAAAGTATTTAACATTGGAGCCGGCTACTACTCGGCAGGTGAAGGTACGGTTACACAGGCCGGAAATAGCGCCACATCGCCGCTGATCAGGCATGATATCAATCTATGGGCGGTTGACAGTTTCGCCGATTTGCCTTTTGGCGGACATGAAAACTGGGCGGTGACCGCTTACAGTGTTTTTTACAAATATAACTTCGGGCCTAATTACCTAAGGAACGGTGCCATTATGAATGCGAACGTCTCCGCCGATCCGGGTTATGTCGGCCCTGTTTCGCAGGGCGGCTTAGGCAATAATGCGCCATTGATAGGCACAGGCTGGAGCTGGTTTACGCAGGCCGGTTTATTATTACCCAAAAGCCTGACCAAATCAAATACACGCATTCAGCCTTTCGGCGAATTCAGCCTGCAAAAATTTCAGCGCTACGGGAACGCAAATTTCACTTACTGGAGCGCAGGCGGCAATATATTTCTTGACGGGCATTACGCCCGACTAACTATTAAGTACCAGACCAGGCCAATTGTAGAAAACAATATGCAGGCTGCATCGAAAGGCACATTTATAATCGCCACGCAGATCACCTTATGA
- a CDS encoding FecR family protein: protein MKEPIRIDLLEKYIKGDCTEAEIALIKQWYLSFEHEDDHVSALSPAREKELEEQIYFSIIANLDLADAQPGTEKPAKVIAFRKWYAIAAAAVAVLALSVLAVIYTKKTDPQQLAVSPVNDVQLFNVTNSTPHIYKVTLPDSSSVWLHPSAKISYPNVFADGSRQVTISGECFFEVTKNPKRPFIISSRSIVTKVWGTSFLVRDDEQSNVADVSVLTGKVSVSMKPSGKNGVISTRLTKDEVMIYPHQKAVYLNDKHLLTAQQVEATSAVKQYRRLHLVFDNKPLRNIIPVLDSAFNVNITISNEKLNHYILNADFEGFNLPDVLDAIKKSLNVDYTIENNHIELK from the coding sequence ATGAAAGAACCTATACGCATCGATCTGCTTGAAAAATACATTAAAGGCGATTGCACCGAGGCCGAGATAGCATTGATAAAACAATGGTACCTAAGCTTTGAGCATGAAGATGATCATGTATCGGCCCTTTCACCTGCCCGGGAAAAGGAACTGGAAGAACAGATCTATTTCAGTATCATCGCTAACCTTGATCTTGCCGATGCGCAGCCTGGTACAGAAAAGCCTGCTAAAGTTATCGCTTTCCGTAAATGGTATGCCATCGCCGCGGCGGCTGTTGCGGTTTTGGCATTATCTGTTTTGGCAGTTATCTACACAAAAAAAACAGATCCGCAGCAATTGGCCGTTTCGCCTGTAAATGATGTACAGTTATTTAACGTAACCAACAGCACCCCGCATATTTATAAAGTTACCCTGCCCGATAGCAGCTCGGTTTGGCTGCACCCCTCGGCAAAAATTAGTTACCCTAATGTATTCGCCGACGGTTCGCGCCAGGTTACCATATCGGGCGAGTGTTTTTTTGAGGTGACTAAAAATCCAAAACGCCCTTTTATCATCAGCAGCCGGTCAATAGTAACCAAAGTTTGGGGTACCAGCTTTTTGGTAAGGGATGATGAGCAAAGTAATGTGGCCGATGTATCGGTACTTACCGGTAAGGTTTCGGTAAGTATGAAGCCTTCGGGTAAAAACGGCGTAATATCAACCAGGTTAACCAAGGATGAGGTGATGATCTACCCGCATCAAAAGGCGGTTTACCTTAACGATAAACATTTATTAACAGCACAGCAGGTTGAAGCTACCTCGGCAGTAAAGCAATACCGCCGCTTACACCTGGTGTTTGATAATAAACCTTTACGCAATATCATTCCCGTGCTTGATTCGGCCTTTAATGTGAATATCACGATAAGTAACGAAAAACTTAATCACTATATCCTGAATGCCGATTTTGAAGGCTTTAACCTGCCCGATGTGCTCGATGCGATAAAGAAATCGCTCAATGTAGATTATACTATTGAAAACAACCATATAGAACTTAAATAA
- a CDS encoding FdhF/YdeP family oxidoreductase, with amino-acid sequence MSEEKKVPSAENPYKLLKLKSTGAEKWAAGIPAVMAAFSDLFEEGVPIRGMKALFSMNQKGGFDCSSCAWPDPDDERSPVGEYCENGAKALAEEATTKKVTADFFKKNSVYDLAMLTDFEIGRFGRLAEPMYMPKGGTHYQPISWDDAFKKIAEHLTALDSPDEAAFYTSGRTSNETSFLYQLFAKEFGTNNMPDCSNMCHETSGFALMPTLGVGKGTVKLNDFYDTDVIVIIGHNPGTNAPRMMSALEKGKLNGAKIIAINPIPEAGLMGFHNPQHLNGVLGNGISLADLFLPVKINGDMALLKAMELLLLDFEKKSPGQVFDHDFIEKKTGGYDEFIKQFENYRLEDLAEESGVPAASIYQAVQMMAFKKRIIFCWGMGLTQQPNGVDMLKEIVNLLLLKGSIGKPGAGVCPVRGHSNVQGNRTMLINEKPTQQQLDRLKEVFGFEPPRKHGYDVVRAIKAMHAEKVKVLFSMGGNFISATPDTTYTAEALRKLRLSICVSTKLNRSHLVHGQEALILPTYSRSDLDIVNGQPQLISTENSMGIVQSSQGILKPISDKLINETQIVCRMAMATLGTRSVINWQQYANSYDAVRDIIEKCIPGFEDYNRRVREKGGFYLPNAARDGNFITEKYADRAVFTLTTIPDNTLKEDEYLMATTRTHDQFNTTIYGLEDRYRGIKNERRVIFMNQKDIDNSGFAAGDKVDLFNYDDDIERIAPLFIIVPYSIPQRNTLTYFPETNVLVSINNVVGESNMPASKYVKIKIRPHDPLNIGN; translated from the coding sequence ATGAGTGAAGAAAAAAAAGTGCCATCTGCAGAAAATCCCTATAAATTACTGAAACTAAAATCTACCGGGGCCGAAAAATGGGCGGCAGGTATTCCTGCCGTGATGGCCGCGTTCAGTGATCTTTTTGAAGAGGGCGTTCCGATACGAGGCATGAAGGCACTCTTTTCGATGAACCAGAAAGGTGGCTTTGATTGCTCGAGTTGCGCATGGCCAGATCCTGATGACGAGCGGTCGCCGGTGGGAGAATATTGCGAAAATGGCGCTAAGGCCCTGGCAGAAGAAGCAACAACAAAGAAAGTTACCGCTGACTTTTTTAAAAAAAATTCGGTATACGACCTCGCCATGCTAACCGATTTTGAAATTGGCCGTTTCGGGCGGTTAGCCGAACCGATGTATATGCCAAAAGGAGGCACACATTATCAGCCAATTAGCTGGGATGATGCCTTTAAAAAAATAGCAGAACATTTAACTGCGCTCGATTCGCCCGACGAAGCCGCTTTTTATACTTCGGGAAGAACCAGTAATGAAACCTCTTTCCTTTACCAGCTTTTTGCAAAAGAATTTGGCACCAATAACATGCCCGATTGTTCGAACATGTGCCATGAAACATCCGGCTTTGCATTAATGCCTACGCTGGGCGTAGGTAAAGGGACGGTTAAACTGAACGACTTTTACGACACGGATGTCATCGTCATCATAGGTCATAATCCTGGTACAAATGCGCCGAGGATGATGAGCGCCCTTGAAAAAGGCAAATTGAATGGCGCAAAGATCATCGCAATCAATCCCATACCTGAAGCCGGACTGATGGGATTTCACAACCCGCAGCATTTAAATGGTGTGTTGGGCAATGGTATTTCACTGGCCGATCTTTTTCTGCCGGTTAAAATAAACGGCGATATGGCACTGTTAAAAGCTATGGAGCTTTTGCTTCTTGATTTTGAGAAAAAGAGCCCCGGACAGGTGTTTGATCATGACTTTATTGAAAAAAAGACGGGCGGTTATGATGAGTTCATCAAACAATTTGAAAACTATCGCCTGGAAGATTTAGCAGAAGAGAGCGGAGTACCCGCCGCATCCATTTACCAGGCTGTGCAAATGATGGCTTTTAAAAAGCGGATTATTTTTTGCTGGGGCATGGGGCTTACGCAACAACCAAACGGCGTAGATATGCTCAAAGAAATTGTGAACCTGCTACTACTAAAAGGAAGCATCGGGAAACCCGGCGCAGGGGTTTGCCCGGTGCGCGGGCATAGTAACGTTCAGGGAAACCGTACCATGCTGATCAATGAAAAGCCCACACAGCAGCAACTGGATCGTTTAAAAGAAGTGTTCGGGTTTGAGCCTCCCAGAAAACATGGTTACGATGTTGTACGGGCCATTAAAGCTATGCATGCCGAAAAAGTTAAAGTACTGTTTAGTATGGGGGGCAATTTTATATCAGCCACCCCTGATACAACCTATACTGCCGAAGCCCTTCGAAAACTTCGTTTAAGTATCTGCGTTTCCACCAAACTAAACCGTAGTCACCTGGTGCATGGCCAGGAAGCCCTGATATTGCCCACCTACTCCAGGAGTGATCTGGATATCGTAAACGGACAACCGCAGCTCATCAGTACGGAAAACTCTATGGGTATCGTACAGTCATCGCAAGGCATCTTAAAGCCCATATCCGATAAACTGATTAATGAAACACAGATTGTTTGCCGGATGGCGATGGCAACATTAGGCACGCGTTCGGTTATTAACTGGCAGCAGTACGCCAACAGTTATGATGCCGTACGAGATATTATTGAAAAGTGTATTCCCGGTTTTGAGGATTACAACAGGCGTGTGCGTGAAAAAGGGGGCTTCTATTTACCCAATGCCGCGCGCGACGGAAATTTCATCACCGAAAAATATGCAGACCGCGCCGTATTTACACTGACAACAATTCCTGACAACACGCTTAAAGAAGATGAATATTTGATGGCTACCACGCGTACGCATGATCAGTTTAATACAACAATTTACGGATTGGAGGATAGGTATCGCGGTATTAAAAACGAGCGGAGAGTAATATTCATGAATCAGAAAGACATTGACAATAGCGGATTTGCAGCAGGCGACAAAGTTGATCTGTTTAATTATGACGATGATATTGAAAGGATTGCACCGCTTTTCATCATTGTACCCTATTCAATACCCCAGCGAAACACACTCACCTATTTTCCGGAAACCAATGTGCTGGTTTCAATAAATAACGTTGTTGGCGAAAGTAATATGCCAGCATCAAAATATGTCAAAATCAAAATCAGGCCGCACGATCCATTGAATATCGGAAATTGA
- a CDS encoding TonB-dependent receptor: MKITFSQILIAILVSSITYASPIKAQGILNKKVNITLSNTTMLEALQYLQKNNNVKFIYSASSLDADKHFSLNITNQPLKTVLDQVFKNNGINYDVMNDRVVLEKSAANTAAASTPVEIVPAIQEQANATITGKVVDNAGQAIPGATVTEKGTTNGITTGSDGSFKLSVAGPQSVLVVQFIGYAKKEIVVGSQTVIEVVLSEDIKAINEVVVVGYGTQKRTTVTGAISSVKASDLQDQQVTRVDDALRGRVTGVTVVQSSGSPGAAPQIRVRGVTSRLNSDPLYVIDGIVVDNGGLDNVNPNDVESIEVLKDASAAIYGSRSSNGVIIVTTKKGKKGDAQVTYNGYVGVQSAVSKVKLTNASQYATLRNESLVNEGKTALFPNPAVFGVGTNWQNQIFDSNALIHNHNLSISGATDKANYYTSFGYLDQQGVVMPEISGYKKFNFTVNTSYKPKKWLTIGENFTYSYTKNKAFGNTNSVFGGPLSSALNLDPITPTTINDISTQPYPGDYNNPTIVRNAQGLPYGISHYVGQEITNPLAYQQTVLGNYSDATNLLGSAFAEIEPIKGLKVRSQISAKQAYYGSDGFTPLYYLNSSTANTTTAQVQTYNRNLSWNWDNTITYNRSFGKNNLTALVGTSAQKTTASGLKGTFTGEPATSLADASINYSLPAANRLAESALGLDDVQPHTLASYFGRVTYDYDQKYLFSGIIRRDGSSRFGANHLYGTFPAGQVGYVVSREDWFPKNSFVDFFKLRASYGSVGNERALGPFRYAATIGSGRNAIFGDNINIGYSPNQPPNANLKWEETHTTDIGFDATLFNNLSVTFDIYKKLTKGMLQDVQLPSYAGFSGQPSDNVGDMENKGVELSLNYSNKIGGLSYSVGGNISYNKNTVVSLGNQIDHFVAGTVQSTNFEIGRITPRQPIGEFYGFREIGIFRSQAEIDAYTKNGQLIQPNAKPGDFKWQDTNGDGKISESDRQFLGNPLPTFTYGVNFNADYKNFDIKLFGQGVWGNKIYQGYRRLDIPSANYPIEALNAWTPANAGSNYPRLSESDPNGNFKNPSNFSLQNGAYFRIKTLQLGYTLPQTWLKAADIKRVRVFLSSNNLVTITGYKGYDPEISGGIDMGLYPQARTFMAGLDITL; the protein is encoded by the coding sequence ATGAAGATTACTTTTAGCCAGATCCTGATAGCAATACTGGTAAGCAGCATCACTTATGCAAGCCCTATTAAAGCTCAGGGAATATTAAATAAAAAGGTAAACATAACGCTGAGCAACACCACCATGCTCGAAGCTTTACAATACCTGCAAAAAAATAACAATGTTAAGTTTATTTACAGTGCCAGTTCGTTGGATGCTGATAAGCACTTTTCGCTAAACATCACCAATCAACCGTTAAAAACGGTTTTAGACCAGGTGTTTAAAAATAACGGCATCAATTACGATGTGATGAACGATAGGGTAGTACTTGAAAAATCGGCAGCTAACACTGCCGCTGCCAGTACACCTGTTGAAATTGTTCCCGCAATTCAGGAACAAGCCAATGCTACCATCACCGGTAAAGTAGTTGATAATGCAGGGCAGGCCATTCCGGGGGCTACCGTTACCGAAAAAGGTACAACTAACGGCATCACTACCGGTTCCGACGGTAGCTTCAAACTTTCGGTTGCCGGGCCGCAATCGGTACTGGTAGTTCAGTTTATTGGTTATGCCAAAAAAGAAATTGTGGTTGGCAGCCAAACTGTAATTGAAGTTGTATTATCCGAAGATATTAAAGCGATTAACGAGGTTGTTGTGGTAGGTTACGGTACGCAAAAACGTACTACCGTTACCGGTGCTATCAGCAGTGTTAAAGCCAGCGATCTGCAGGATCAGCAGGTTACCCGTGTTGACGATGCTTTACGTGGCCGTGTTACCGGTGTTACCGTAGTGCAAAGTTCCGGTTCGCCGGGTGCAGCTCCGCAAATAAGGGTAAGGGGTGTTACCTCGAGGTTAAACAGCGATCCGCTTTATGTTATTGACGGTATTGTAGTTGATAACGGAGGTTTGGACAACGTAAACCCTAATGATGTAGAATCGATAGAGGTATTGAAGGATGCCTCGGCTGCTATTTACGGTTCACGTTCATCAAACGGTGTAATTATCGTAACCACTAAAAAAGGTAAAAAAGGCGACGCCCAGGTTACTTATAACGGTTATGTAGGTGTTCAATCGGCAGTAAGCAAAGTAAAACTTACCAATGCCAGCCAGTACGCCACTTTACGAAACGAATCGTTGGTTAACGAAGGTAAAACCGCGTTGTTCCCTAATCCGGCAGTGTTTGGTGTCGGAACAAATTGGCAAAATCAAATTTTTGATAGCAATGCTTTAATTCACAATCATAATTTAAGCATAAGCGGTGCTACCGATAAGGCAAATTATTATACGTCGTTTGGTTATCTTGATCAGCAAGGTGTGGTAATGCCCGAAATTTCGGGTTATAAAAAGTTTAACTTTACGGTTAATACTTCATACAAGCCTAAAAAATGGTTAACCATTGGCGAAAACTTTACCTACTCGTACACCAAAAACAAGGCGTTTGGTAACACAAACAGTGTTTTTGGCGGTCCGTTAAGTTCGGCGTTAAACCTTGATCCTATTACGCCAACTACCATCAATGATATCAGCACACAGCCATATCCGGGCGATTATAATAACCCTACCATAGTACGTAACGCGCAGGGTTTACCTTATGGCATTTCGCACTATGTTGGCCAGGAAATTACCAACCCGCTGGCTTATCAGCAAACAGTATTGGGTAACTACAGTGATGCTACCAATCTTTTAGGAAGCGCGTTTGCCGAAATTGAGCCGATAAAAGGCCTGAAAGTACGCTCACAAATCAGCGCTAAACAAGCCTATTATGGTTCTGATGGGTTTACACCGCTATACTACCTTAACTCAAGTACGGCTAATACCACTACTGCCCAGGTACAAACTTATAACAGAAACCTGTCGTGGAACTGGGATAACACCATTACCTACAACCGTTCGTTTGGTAAAAATAACCTTACCGCTTTAGTGGGTACAAGTGCGCAAAAAACAACGGCTTCGGGCCTGAAAGGTACTTTTACCGGCGAACCAGCCACTTCATTGGCCGATGCTTCTATTAACTACTCGTTACCTGCCGCTAACAGGCTGGCCGAGAGCGCGCTTGGTTTGGATGATGTACAGCCACACACATTGGCTTCGTATTTTGGCAGGGTTACTTATGATTACGATCAGAAATACCTGTTTTCGGGCATCATCCGTCGCGATGGTTCATCGCGCTTTGGTGCTAACCACCTTTATGGTACATTCCCGGCAGGGCAGGTTGGTTACGTAGTGAGCCGTGAAGATTGGTTCCCTAAAAACTCTTTTGTTGATTTCTTTAAACTTCGCGCCTCATATGGTTCAGTAGGTAATGAAAGGGCGCTTGGTCCGTTCAGGTATGCAGCAACCATTGGCAGCGGTCGTAATGCCATTTTTGGCGATAATATCAACATTGGTTACAGCCCTAATCAACCACCAAACGCCAACTTAAAATGGGAAGAAACCCATACTACTGATATTGGTTTTGATGCTACCTTGTTCAATAACCTGAGCGTAACGTTTGATATATACAAAAAGCTTACAAAGGGGATGTTGCAGGATGTGCAGCTGCCTTCGTACGCGGGTTTTTCTGGCCAGCCGTCTGATAACGTGGGCGATATGGAGAATAAAGGTGTGGAGTTAAGCCTTAACTACAGCAATAAAATAGGTGGGTTAAGTTACAGCGTTGGCGGTAACATATCATACAACAAAAACACCGTAGTAAGTTTGGGTAACCAGATTGATCACTTTGTGGCCGGTACTGTACAGAGCACTAATTTCGAAATTGGCCGTATCACCCCAAGGCAGCCTATCGGCGAGTTTTATGGCTTTAGGGAGATTGGTATATTCCGCTCGCAGGCCGAAATTGATGCGTACACAAAAAACGGTCAGCTGATACAGCCAAATGCCAAACCTGGCGATTTTAAGTGGCAGGATACTAACGGCGATGGTAAAATTTCTGAATCGGACCGCCAGTTTCTGGGTAACCCGCTGCCAACTTTTACCTATGGTGTAAACTTTAATGCCGACTATAAAAATTTTGATATTAAATTATTTGGACAGGGCGTTTGGGGTAACAAAATTTACCAGGGTTACCGCAGGTTAGATATTCCGTCGGCCAACTATCCTATCGAGGCTTTAAACGCCTGGACTCCTGCCAACGCAGGTAGCAACTATCCGCGTTTAAGCGAAAGCGACCCGAATGGCAACTTTAAAAACCCATCAAATTTTTCGCTGCAAAACGGTGCATATTTCCGCATCAAAACGCTGCAGTTAGGTTA
- a CDS encoding DUF7009 family protein: protein MKIRIKGNSLRYRLTKSDIAQLGNDGFLEDRTEFTGKTLNYAIMITDDDNLTSDFTGDKIRLNLPRKMIEELINTEKVGFMDQTGPVSLLVEKDFTCLDNTEEDQGDNFPNPLLTC from the coding sequence ATGAAAATTAGAATTAAGGGTAATTCCCTGAGATACAGGCTAACCAAATCTGACATTGCTCAATTGGGGAACGACGGTTTCCTGGAAGACAGAACGGAGTTTACAGGCAAGACTTTGAATTACGCAATCATGATCACTGATGATGACAATTTAACATCGGATTTTACCGGAGATAAGATCCGGCTGAACCTGCCGAGAAAAATGATTGAGGAACTTATCAACACAGAAAAGGTAGGCTTTATGGATCAGACCGGCCCGGTAAGCCTGCTGGTAGAAAAAGATTTTACCTGTTTAGATAATACAGAAGAAGACCAAGGCGATAATTTTCCTAATCCATTGTTAACCTGTTGA
- a CDS encoding formate dehydrogenase accessory sulfurtransferase FdhD codes for MIVPPSSLAVELAVEFNITLVGFLRENRFNIYNSSDHITISTYNEN; via the coding sequence GTGATCGTTCCACCATCAAGCCTCGCTGTAGAACTTGCCGTTGAATTTAATATTACATTGGTCGGTTTTCTTCGGGAAAACAGGTTCAATATTTATAATTCCAGTGATCATATAACCATATCCACTTATAATGAAAATTAG
- a CDS encoding type 1 glutamine amidotransferase domain-containing protein, whose protein sequence is MKKKVLIIASNTNTIGPNKRRTGNFLPEVAHPYAEFTRANYEVDFATLTGESPYLDDLESAADPDNLDFLTGEGWVKMRKAVKLSTVDVSKYDAIFVPGGLAPLVDLAHDELIKKVVKETWERGAVVGAVCHGPVSLLNVKLSDGSYLVNGKNISSFTTEEEDGYARADVPFDLQTELTKQGAIYHTVAPWQPFSIADGRLVTGQNPASGKGVGEKIVAILGPSN, encoded by the coding sequence ATGAAAAAGAAAGTTTTAATCATTGCATCAAACACAAACACTATTGGCCCCAACAAACGGCGAACAGGTAATTTTTTACCGGAAGTGGCGCATCCCTATGCCGAATTTACCAGAGCAAACTATGAAGTTGATTTCGCTACGCTAACCGGAGAAAGCCCGTATCTTGATGATCTTGAATCTGCAGCCGACCCGGATAACCTGGATTTTTTAACCGGTGAAGGCTGGGTAAAAATGAGAAAAGCGGTTAAACTTTCTACTGTTGATGTTAGTAAATACGATGCCATTTTTGTTCCCGGTGGGCTTGCTCCCCTGGTAGACTTAGCCCATGACGAGCTGATCAAAAAAGTAGTTAAAGAAACCTGGGAGCGTGGTGCGGTTGTTGGGGCTGTTTGCCACGGGCCGGTTTCACTGCTGAACGTTAAACTAAGTGATGGCAGTTACCTGGTGAACGGCAAGAACATTTCATCTTTCACAACAGAAGAAGAAGATGGCTATGCCAGGGCAGACGTGCCATTTGACCTGCAAACTGAGTTAACCAAACAAGGCGCAATTTATCACACGGTAGCGCCATGGCAGCCTTTTAGTATTGCGGATGGCAGATTGGTAACCGGCCAAAACCCGGCCTCCGGAAAAGGCGTTGGTGAAAAAATAGTTGCAATTCTGGGACCATCGAATTAA
- a CDS encoding RNA polymerase sigma-70 factor: protein MNDFTRLTEDELMGLLQQDKLGAFREIYQRYWKKLYGDAYKRLKDKELCEEVVQEIFSNLWHKRHTLQINTTIGGYLHLAVLNQVVDQYRKQTIRAKHTEAFKLLSTETDTGTEDAIMLRDLTHTLETEISHLPDKCRSVFELSRKQYKSNKEIAQLLGISEKTVENQITKALKRLRMSLSHHLLLALATLLHKFF, encoded by the coding sequence ATGAACGATTTTACCAGGCTGACTGAGGATGAATTGATGGGATTGCTACAGCAGGATAAGCTTGGTGCGTTCAGGGAGATCTATCAGCGATATTGGAAAAAATTATACGGGGATGCTTACAAGCGACTGAAGGATAAGGAATTGTGCGAAGAGGTTGTCCAGGAAATATTTTCAAACCTGTGGCATAAACGGCATACGCTGCAAATTAACACTACCATAGGCGGTTACCTACACCTGGCCGTTTTAAACCAGGTGGTTGACCAGTACCGCAAACAAACTATCCGCGCAAAACATACCGAGGCTTTTAAATTGTTAAGTACCGAAACCGATACCGGTACCGAAGACGCCATTATGCTTCGCGACCTTACCCATACCCTCGAAACCGAGATCAGTCACCTGCCTGATAAATGCCGCTCGGTTTTTGAACTGAGCCGAAAACAATATAAAAGCAATAAGGAGATAGCCCAATTGCTTGGTATTTCGGAAAAAACAGTTGAAAACCAGATTACCAAAGCCCTCAAAAGGCTAAGGATGAGTTTAAGCCACCACCTGCTTTTGGCACTCGCTACCTTGCTGCATAAATTTTTTTAA